Proteins encoded by one window of Kribbella italica:
- a CDS encoding ABC transporter substrate-binding protein encodes MIGQTRLSRRQLFRTGGAAALAAGLGSTALAGCGDGAGGSGGGSDLTFMYWGSAFEKKAIDEMLKKYAKDHDGATIDPMFVPVSNYPTKVSSLVAANTPPDLGYLGTSQMYDLAQKDLILNLFPYLDKYPDLKDRLPSSYFWYGKDKLAANQLAMGVQILYYNTDAFAAAGLDPAPFTAQTAWSWDDFVQAADKLTVDQNGKHPSEDGFDSGKVKQFGTIAPFGGGGLYSLLRSNGADVVNADGTKFALDSAAAVDVLQKIQDLIYVHRVAPTPAQLGKNAPTSSVQLQTKRIGMLIDGNWQMLDLMEGKVPFGVGVLPKFQESLTMTGGAAGAIFAKTKQPEEAIELYLYYNDPAHVDLFKDGLWAPLQKKYYTDQAEIDKWVLKDKYPANFQTAVVETTLEHGVTDWGQQMKNSERIHQVFDPAIEQVSLNKGAPIDIVKALKPKMQPLLQGKWPTQEL; translated from the coding sequence ATGATCGGACAGACCCGACTGAGCAGGAGACAGCTCTTCAGGACCGGCGGCGCGGCAGCTCTCGCCGCCGGTCTGGGATCCACCGCGCTGGCCGGCTGCGGCGACGGGGCCGGCGGCAGCGGCGGCGGGTCCGACCTGACCTTCATGTACTGGGGATCGGCCTTCGAGAAGAAGGCGATCGACGAGATGCTGAAGAAGTACGCCAAGGACCACGACGGCGCGACGATCGACCCGATGTTCGTGCCGGTCTCGAACTACCCGACCAAGGTCTCCAGCCTGGTCGCCGCCAACACCCCGCCGGACCTCGGATACCTCGGCACGTCCCAGATGTACGACCTGGCCCAGAAGGACCTGATCCTCAACCTGTTCCCGTACCTGGACAAGTACCCCGACCTCAAGGACCGGCTGCCGAGCAGCTACTTCTGGTACGGCAAGGACAAGCTGGCCGCGAACCAGCTCGCGATGGGCGTGCAGATTCTCTACTACAACACCGACGCGTTCGCGGCGGCCGGTCTCGACCCGGCGCCGTTCACGGCGCAGACGGCGTGGAGCTGGGACGACTTCGTCCAGGCCGCCGACAAGCTGACCGTCGACCAGAACGGCAAGCACCCGTCCGAGGACGGGTTCGACAGTGGCAAGGTGAAGCAGTTCGGCACCATCGCCCCGTTCGGCGGCGGCGGGCTGTACAGCCTGCTGCGGTCCAACGGCGCCGACGTCGTGAACGCCGACGGCACGAAGTTCGCGCTCGACTCCGCGGCGGCCGTCGACGTGCTGCAGAAGATCCAGGACCTGATCTACGTCCACCGGGTCGCTCCGACCCCGGCCCAGCTCGGGAAGAACGCCCCGACCAGTTCGGTCCAGCTGCAGACCAAGCGCATCGGCATGCTGATCGACGGCAACTGGCAGATGCTCGACCTGATGGAGGGCAAGGTGCCGTTCGGCGTGGGCGTGCTGCCCAAGTTCCAGGAGTCGCTCACCATGACCGGCGGCGCGGCCGGCGCGATCTTCGCGAAGACCAAGCAGCCGGAGGAAGCGATCGAGCTGTACCTCTACTACAACGATCCCGCGCACGTCGACCTGTTCAAGGACGGCCTGTGGGCGCCGCTGCAGAAGAAGTACTACACCGACCAGGCCGAGATCGACAAATGGGTGCTCAAGGACAAGTACCCGGCCAACTTCCAGACCGCCGTGGTCGAGACGACGCTCGAGCACGGCGTCACCGACTGGGGCCAGCAGATGAAGAACTCCGAGCGCATCCACCAGGTGTTCGACCCGGCAATCGAACAGGTCAGCCTGAACAAGGGCGCGCCGATCGACATCGTGAAGGCGCTGAAACCGAAGATGCAGCCGCTGCTGCAGGGCAAGTGGCCCACCCAGGAGCTGTGA
- a CDS encoding sugar ABC transporter permease gives MAGRLKQPSPLTTEGRWGVLLALPAIIGFVAFTLAPMIASLVISLTDWTIGGKPSFVGLANYKRMFTADDSFYKSLWATLYYTLGAVPLLLIVAFAVALLLNQPVRGQAVFRVIYYLPAIVPIVANSMLWIWLFNPDFGLLNTVTEKAGLPRSQWIFDESTAIPSLVLMSVWGFGNVAVIFLAGLQGVPRQLYEAISVDGGGTWRKFRHITLPMMTPTIFYSLVTGVIGALQVFVQAAVMTEGGPNDSTLFYIYYLYRTAFTNNEMGYASALAWILFLVIMAVTVVLFRNSSRWVYYEAGSTR, from the coding sequence GTGGCAGGCCGTCTGAAGCAGCCAAGCCCTTTGACGACGGAAGGCCGCTGGGGTGTGCTGCTGGCCCTGCCCGCGATCATCGGCTTCGTCGCGTTCACGCTGGCACCGATGATCGCGTCGCTGGTGATCAGCCTGACCGACTGGACGATCGGCGGAAAGCCGAGCTTCGTCGGACTGGCCAACTACAAGAGGATGTTCACCGCCGACGACAGCTTCTACAAGTCGCTGTGGGCGACGCTGTACTACACGCTCGGCGCCGTACCGCTGCTGCTGATCGTCGCCTTCGCCGTCGCGCTGCTGCTGAACCAGCCGGTCCGCGGCCAGGCCGTGTTCCGGGTGATCTACTACCTGCCCGCGATCGTTCCGATCGTGGCCAACTCGATGCTGTGGATCTGGTTGTTCAACCCGGACTTCGGACTGCTCAACACGGTGACCGAGAAGGCCGGGCTGCCGCGCTCGCAGTGGATCTTCGACGAGAGTACGGCGATCCCGTCGCTGGTCCTGATGTCGGTCTGGGGGTTCGGCAACGTCGCTGTCATCTTCCTGGCGGGACTGCAGGGCGTGCCGCGCCAGCTGTACGAGGCGATCTCCGTCGACGGCGGCGGGACCTGGCGCAAGTTCCGCCACATCACGCTGCCGATGATGACGCCGACGATCTTCTACAGCCTCGTCACCGGCGTGATCGGCGCACTGCAGGTCTTCGTGCAGGCCGCCGTGATGACCGAAGGCGGCCCCAACGACTCGACGCTGTTCTACATCTACTACCTGTACCGGACCGCGTTCACCAACAACGAGATGGGCTACGCCAGCGCGCTGGCCTGGATCCTGTTCCTGGTGATCATGGCCGTCACCGTCGTGCTGTTCCGCAACTCCAGCCGATGGGTCTACTACGAGGCGGGGAGCACCCGATGA
- a CDS encoding ROK family protein encodes MTTQEYRSVRRPPASRISRSGEILDLVRRGQATTTGQLADQLGLARSTVNDRVELLLASELLSTSTEQVTGSRGRPASTLVFNPRAGTTLAAQLGISGIRLAVTDLAGEILSSEMIDIDLADGPRHVLRLVTEGFDQALVRLGEDRAQVHGIGFGLPARVELAGHPSETPWSDEVVRAVLAEWLPVPVFVDHDVNLLAFGELCARDDAPEVLVSVKVGTVIGCGLVINGHVVQGESGMAGEIGHTRVGDSEVPCSCGNVGCLNAVASGGALARRLREKGIDAPNARAVAALAKAGDVDAGHAVRMAGRDIGEVLAGVVNLLNPAVISLWGYLAEAEEQLIAGIRESIARSAQPGPAGKVRIEPAAMGGDAGLYGAAMMVVEHALRPEAVDSYLHASLD; translated from the coding sequence ATGACCACGCAGGAGTACCGTTCCGTCCGCCGGCCGCCGGCGTCGCGGATCAGCCGCTCGGGCGAGATCCTCGACCTCGTCCGCCGCGGTCAGGCGACGACGACCGGCCAGCTCGCCGACCAGCTCGGCCTGGCCCGCTCGACGGTCAACGACCGCGTCGAGCTGCTGCTCGCCTCGGAGCTGCTGAGCACGTCGACCGAGCAGGTGACCGGCTCTCGGGGCCGCCCGGCGTCGACTCTCGTCTTCAACCCCCGCGCCGGTACGACGCTGGCCGCGCAGCTCGGCATCTCCGGGATCCGGCTGGCGGTCACCGACCTGGCCGGCGAGATCCTCAGCAGCGAGATGATCGACATCGACCTGGCCGACGGCCCGCGGCACGTCCTGCGGCTGGTGACGGAAGGCTTCGACCAGGCGCTGGTCCGGCTCGGGGAGGATCGCGCGCAGGTGCACGGTATCGGCTTCGGTCTGCCGGCCCGCGTCGAGCTGGCCGGCCATCCGAGCGAGACGCCGTGGTCCGACGAGGTGGTCCGGGCGGTGCTGGCCGAGTGGTTGCCGGTGCCGGTCTTCGTCGACCACGACGTGAACCTGCTGGCCTTCGGGGAGCTGTGTGCTCGCGACGACGCGCCCGAAGTACTGGTCAGTGTGAAGGTCGGCACGGTGATCGGCTGTGGCCTGGTGATCAACGGCCACGTCGTCCAGGGGGAGTCCGGGATGGCCGGCGAGATCGGCCACACGCGCGTCGGCGACTCCGAGGTCCCGTGCAGCTGCGGCAACGTCGGCTGCCTGAACGCCGTCGCGAGCGGTGGCGCGCTGGCGCGTCGCCTGCGGGAGAAGGGGATCGACGCACCGAACGCCCGAGCCGTCGCGGCGCTGGCGAAGGCCGGCGACGTCGACGCCGGGCACGCCGTACGGATGGCCGGCCGCGACATCGGCGAAGTGCTCGCGGGCGTGGTGAACCTGCTGAACCCCGCGGTGATCAGCCTGTGGGGCTACCTGGCCGAGGCCGAGGAGCAGCTGATCGCGGGGATCCGGGAGAGCATCGCGCGGTCGGCGCAGCCCGGTCCGGCCGGCAAGGTCCGGATCGAGCCGGCCGCGATGGGCGGCGACGCGGGCCTGTACGGCGCGGCGATGATGGTCGTCGAGCACGCGCTCCGGCCGGAGGCGGTGGACAGCTACCTGCACGCGAGCCTCGACTGA
- a CDS encoding iron-siderophore ABC transporter substrate-binding protein: protein MRSRVVAVAAALVLALAACGGGGDEENAAAPAGDGFPVTIDHLFGSTEIKAKPERIVAIGGGDMESAIAIGAVPVAGADWFGFTETRSWVNDALGDRPAPKLVASFEPKFEEIAALKPDLILYVNSINDKLQYETFSGIAPTIAAPAGTKNVYGVPWQQQVELIAKATGRTADGAKVIADTEGLVAETAKANPGWAGKTISAGVFSADEFSAWLPSDPRMRLLTSLGFKTNPQIDALDNGDFYVKISQEQLEKLNADVIFLAAADQDGKVDPKVTSNPVYNNLATVKAGHAAYFGGAPVINSNSDSGQFSSAFSIGGPLGIKYITGKIAPVLNKALPAS from the coding sequence ATGCGGTCTCGGGTTGTGGCGGTTGCGGCGGCGCTGGTGCTGGCGCTGGCGGCGTGCGGCGGTGGGGGCGACGAGGAGAACGCGGCCGCGCCGGCCGGGGACGGGTTCCCGGTGACGATCGACCACCTGTTCGGGTCGACCGAGATCAAGGCGAAGCCGGAGCGGATCGTCGCGATCGGCGGCGGTGACATGGAGAGCGCGATCGCGATCGGCGCCGTACCGGTCGCCGGCGCGGACTGGTTCGGGTTCACCGAGACGCGGAGTTGGGTGAATGACGCGCTGGGCGACCGGCCGGCGCCGAAGCTGGTGGCGTCGTTCGAGCCGAAGTTCGAGGAGATCGCCGCGCTGAAGCCGGACCTGATCCTCTACGTGAACTCGATCAACGACAAGTTGCAGTACGAGACTTTCAGCGGGATCGCGCCGACGATCGCGGCGCCGGCCGGGACCAAGAACGTGTACGGCGTGCCGTGGCAGCAGCAGGTCGAGCTGATCGCCAAGGCGACCGGCCGGACGGCGGACGGCGCGAAGGTGATCGCCGACACCGAAGGGCTGGTGGCCGAGACCGCGAAGGCCAACCCGGGCTGGGCCGGCAAGACGATCAGCGCCGGGGTGTTCAGCGCCGACGAGTTCTCGGCCTGGCTCCCTTCGGACCCGCGGATGCGGCTGCTCACGTCGCTCGGGTTCAAGACCAATCCGCAGATCGATGCCCTCGACAACGGTGACTTCTACGTGAAGATCTCCCAGGAACAGCTGGAGAAGCTGAACGCCGACGTGATCTTCCTGGCTGCCGCGGACCAGGACGGCAAGGTCGACCCGAAGGTCACCAGCAACCCGGTCTACAACAACCTGGCGACGGTGAAGGCCGGGCACGCGGCCTACTTCGGCGGCGCTCCGGTGATCAACTCGAACTCCGACAGCGGGCAGTTCTCCAGCGCGTTCTCGATCGGCGGGCCGCTCGGCATCAAGTACATCACCGGCAAGATCGCACCCGTGCTGAACAAGGCCCTGCCGGCGAGCTAG